A genomic region of Bernardetia sp. ABR2-2B contains the following coding sequences:
- the aroQ gene encoding type II 3-dehydroquinate dehydratase, whose product MKKQLWIVNGANLNLLGKREPSIYGNQSFEDYFSTLKKHFSEEEVELHYFQSNHEGEIIDKLHEIGFAQDKITGIVLNAGAFTHTSVAIGDAIASISTPVIEVHISNTFAREEFRHKSYLSKNCIGVIVGFGMESYRLALNYFIHQLEIKN is encoded by the coding sequence ATGAAGAAACAGTTGTGGATAGTAAATGGTGCAAATCTCAATCTTTTGGGAAAACGAGAGCCCTCTATTTATGGAAATCAATCTTTTGAAGATTATTTCTCAACACTCAAAAAACATTTTTCAGAGGAAGAAGTAGAACTTCATTATTTTCAGTCCAATCACGAAGGCGAAATTATAGACAAGTTACACGAGATTGGTTTTGCTCAAGATAAAATTACTGGAATAGTCTTGAATGCTGGAGCTTTCACACATACTTCGGTTGCAATTGGAGATGCCATTGCTAGTATCTCTACTCCTGTAATAGAAGTTCATATTTCGAATACGTTTGCCAGAGAAGAGTTTCGTCATAAAAGCTATTTAAGCAAAAACTGTATTGGTGTTATTGTTGGTTTTGGAATGGAAAGCTACCGTTTGGCACTCAATTACTTTATACATCAATTAGAGATAAAAAATTAA
- a CDS encoding DUF2752 domain-containing protein: protein MKNRINTFFAVFIPLLLLGGTIFLFFHNPSNTAQNSLYPKCPTYKLFDIHCLFCGTTRSLYSLLHFEFVSAVRQNAFLLLILPLLIYEFLNFYFKNFFDINLYHIHYSNVFWIVVLIIGFLFMILRNIDYFPFNFFTPFL, encoded by the coding sequence TTGAAAAATCGTATAAATACCTTTTTTGCCGTCTTTATTCCTTTGCTCCTATTGGGTGGAACTATTTTTTTGTTTTTTCACAACCCTTCAAATACTGCTCAAAACTCATTATACCCAAAATGTCCTACTTATAAACTTTTTGATATTCATTGTTTGTTTTGTGGAACTACTCGCTCACTTTATTCATTACTACATTTTGAGTTTGTAAGTGCTGTAAGGCAAAATGCTTTTCTCCTTTTAATTTTGCCTTTACTGATATATGAATTTCTGAATTTCTATTTCAAGAATTTTTTTGATATAAATTTATATCATATTCATTATTCCAACGTATTTTGGATAGTAGTTTTGATTATAGGATTTCTATTTATGATTTTGAGAAATATCGATTATTTTCCTTTTAACTTTTTCACTCCTTTTTTGTAG
- a CDS encoding DoxX family membrane protein: MFLDIFSVFTNPHEAKLFLQLICALFLAILFIQSGFNKVFRWDENWSWLVEHFKGSYLEKPITPLLVIVTIFEVAAGVFSAIGIVTILLTGDPKFAYIGAVLATINITMLFFGQRIVKDYVGAADLVNYFIVCVISVYILGGLA; this comes from the coding sequence ATGTTTTTAGATATATTTTCTGTTTTTACTAATCCACACGAAGCAAAATTATTTTTGCAACTTATTTGCGCCTTGTTCTTGGCTATTCTTTTTATTCAATCTGGTTTTAATAAAGTTTTTCGTTGGGATGAGAACTGGTCTTGGCTGGTCGAACATTTCAAAGGCTCTTATTTGGAAAAGCCTATAACCCCTCTTTTAGTCATTGTTACTATTTTTGAGGTAGCAGCAGGTGTTTTTAGTGCTATTGGAATTGTAACAATTCTACTAACAGGAGACCCAAAGTTCGCTTATATAGGAGCAGTTTTGGCAACTATTAATATTACAATGCTCTTTTTTGGACAAAGAATAGTTAAAGACTATGTTGGTGCTGCCGATTTAGTAAATTATTTTATTGTCTGTGTAATTTCAGTTTATATTTTGGGTGGATTAGCTTGA
- a CDS encoding SDR family oxidoreductase: MNCFRNKTVWITGASSGIGEELVYALSNLNIDTKIIISARRSDELERVKNASQNKENIAILPLDLTQSDFEEKTKEAISSFGKVDILIHNGGISQRSYIKDTKMEVYRKIMEVNYFGYVGLTKAILPHFVENQNGHFVVISSVLGKLSTPMRGAYASSKHALYGFFDGLRAEFYKDNIKVSMIAPGFIRTNVAINALTATGETFAKMGKNTGEGYPADKCAIQILKAIKSQKKEIYVGKPFGKERLGLYVRRFFPNLFFRIARKQAPE; encoded by the coding sequence ATGAATTGCTTCAGAAACAAAACTGTTTGGATTACAGGCGCATCTTCTGGAATTGGAGAAGAGCTTGTTTATGCCCTATCAAATCTCAATATTGATACAAAAATCATTATTTCAGCAAGAAGAAGTGATGAACTAGAGCGAGTGAAAAACGCTAGTCAGAACAAAGAAAATATAGCTATTCTTCCTTTAGATTTGACACAATCTGATTTTGAAGAGAAAACAAAAGAAGCTATTTCATCTTTTGGAAAAGTTGATATTCTAATTCATAATGGAGGAATAAGTCAGCGTTCGTATATAAAAGATACCAAAATGGAAGTTTATCGTAAAATAATGGAAGTCAATTATTTTGGTTATGTCGGACTTACTAAAGCTATTTTGCCTCATTTTGTAGAAAATCAGAACGGACACTTTGTAGTGATTAGTAGTGTTCTGGGGAAATTATCAACTCCTATGCGTGGTGCTTATGCAAGTTCAAAACACGCTTTGTATGGTTTTTTTGATGGATTGAGAGCCGAATTTTATAAGGATAATATTAAAGTTTCTATGATTGCTCCTGGTTTTATCCGTACCAATGTGGCTATCAATGCACTCACAGCCACAGGAGAAACATTTGCAAAGATGGGTAAAAACACAGGAGAAGGCTACCCTGCTGATAAATGTGCGATTCAGATTTTAAAGGCTATCAAAAGTCAGAAAAAAGAAATCTATGTAGGCAAACCTTTCGGTAAAGAACGTTTAGGGTTGTATGTGAGAAGATTTTTTCCAAATCTATTTTTCAGAATTGCTAGAAAACAAGCTCCAGAATAG